aaaatattaagaatcaaaatactacaaaaaaagtgttagagtatatactATATtcagggcctcaaccatcagcttaagttattggttgagttgattccttaatATAGTATCAGAGCTAGCCTCATAAAAGATTACGAATTCGAATGTCAACAACCTTTCATTCAAACTGGAACATGAACGACATGTATGAAGAAAGTTTGCGCTGCacccacacttctagcccaaatgAGTCTTGTGTAAGGGCGCATATTGGAGCATGTAGTATATCCTGGGCCTCCACCATTAAAAGCTTTTGtttgagttgattttttgaCAACAAGTAGCGATATAATACCAAGCAAAGGGAGTAATTAACAACTAATCGTCAAACTGAACTTCTTTTAGGAACACATACCTGTTTCCTGGAGGGCACTTTTTGCGCAGGATACAGCAAATAATCATCAAAAATATCTCTAGGCGTCAACAACTCATTGTTGGTTGAGTTACCACAAGTCTGTTTCGCCTTTGTCAATCGGTTCACAGTTGTGTAATGTACACCTTTGACAGCCAAATGCAGGGGAGTATCACCATTATCGTCACCAGTATCGAGTAGCTCCTTGTATTCCTCCATTTTTAGTAAAAACTCGACGACATTTGTTCTTCCTGTCCCTGCTGCTACGTGCAGAATACTCTGACGTTTATTATTCAGCAAACGTACTTTAGGGTTTAGAATTTTGATTACCTCGACTTTCCCTCCTTTGGCTGCCTGGTGAATTGGAAATGATCCATCCTGATCGCGAGTAAATTCTAGTTCTGGAAATTCTTTGAGAAATAAGCGAACTCCTTCTACGTATCCTATGTATGCAGCGTACGAAAGGGGGTTACGCCCTTTACTGTCTAATGTGTTCATTAGGCTCGGAGCTTTCAGTATTATGCTCTTCAAGATGGCTGCAAAGATTCAATTGCATTTGGAACTTTTTTAGGGTTAGCTGCTAAAGAATAATGTCaattcatttaattaatatagtaTTAGAAGTCAATGTGACAAGAGACTATAGGTTTAAGGAGAGGGTTTGTGTTTTCTTAAGGAGCATGATAGTTTATATAACATcttatgttaattattaataaaggTAATCAAATATCTAGGGATGACAAGCACATAAAATTATAGGGATTTCACACCGCAGTCACCCCAATTAAGGCGAATATGTGTATGATTTTGGTGGGGTAGTAGGTGGATATAGGTATGAAAAGTCTACACGCCATGAGTAGTGAATAGGTGGGGGTATGACGTCTCACCCACCCCATACCCACCCATCCCACTCAATACCCACCGCCTCACCCCATAGCCGCCCATCCTATACCTCCAATATGCTAAATTATATCaactttgtatatttttattaaaaactattaagaaaaattaagaatattacttttattttattaaattgtttgGTTTAAACAAAATTAGATGTACAAAAAAATTTGTAAGGATTTATGAAATATATAACGCAGACTTGAAGTGAATGTGAGGCGAATATGACTGTTTAAGGTGGGTATAATTTGATGGGTATACCCAGTTGGCCATAGTAAGTGGGGATGAGTTTGAATGCATGCGTAGGTCCGCACGCGTGAGTATCAAAATTTGACCCACCATGAGTGGTGGGTAGATGGTGGATATGCAAATTTTAAGCGGGTTATGAATATGAGGGAGGGCATACTGCATCTACCCGTTCACTTTATCACAGTTATCTAGTATAAGCTAGAACTGACCTGTTTTCCTAGTAAAAATTGCCATATGTACAACTGATTTTGCACCCATCAAGCTGCTTTGAGTATGTATATTTCCTTCGAGCCCAATAATCATATCATGGACGGTATCACTCGCACCCCAAATTTTAATAGCCAAAAACAAGGGACAGATATGGTCCTCATTCAAATAATATGCTGCTTCTGGACATTGTTTATACAAGTAATTTGCCATCTTTTGCTGATTATTTGACACAGCTATATGTAATGCTGTATTTCCTTTAACATTCATGCTTTTGCATACATCCGTCGAAATATTAGACCATTCAAGAAGAGCTTTGAGAGACCCTAAAACGCCTGCCTGAGCAGCCGAATGAATGGGAAGGTCACCGTTGTTGTTTGCTTGATACATGAGCGATGTGCTACAATCGTTCCTAAGCAGTTCCATAACCGAAAAGGGTTGGTTCATACTGGCTGCGATGTGAAGAATAGTACACCCGTTGTCTATGCATTCGAGATCAGATAAATCAAACCCTTTATCCGAAGTAATTTGGGAAATTCGAACAATCTCCCCACGAATTAAAAGTTGATACAAATTACCATCAATAGGACAAGATCTAAGGCCTCTTGCAGCTCTTTCTAACGTCAAAACTAGTCTTCTAATAACTTTTTCGTCATGATCAATCGCGTTTAATTTCATAGCCAAATCCAAAGGAGTATTACCATCATCGTCTTTTTGGTAGATCAAAGACGAAACATCAAAAAAGTTAAGCAGATGTGTTACGAGTTTAAAGTTAGAAGTAATTATAGCGAGATGAAGAATATTTTGGCTTCTCGAATCGAGTAAGAAACTAGAGGTACTCAACAAATCGATGACACTAAGATGGCCGCCTAAAGCTGCGTGGTGAATTGGAAAGGATTTATCTTTATTGCTGATATATGCGCAGTGTGGAACTGCAGTCAATAAACTTTGAACTTGTTCATGATAACCCATGTATGCGGCATAAGATAGGCAAGTCCGGCCTTGTTCGTCTAGTGATTGGATTAGCTTCTTATCATCAAATCTAAGCATGTAATCCAACATTTCTGCAATGTTTAATTTGCTTTATATCAAGTTTCAGATTATAAATCAACATGAAATAATGTGACGTGACTCTCATAAACACTGTTCCATACGCCCAAGTAAAATATGAGTTTTTCAGTATGGATACAAAGGTTAAAATGTCTCACAAAATCTCTACTGTAAACGAAGATTTGAGAAAAAATGTACTACTTTTGTTGCAAATTAGTTGCTACGTATGTTTTATGTACTACTTTATATTATAGGAATGAGAAAAGAAACGTAGGTGTAGTAGTagctactccctccgttttcatataataattattacggatatttcatgatataccgctgagtttcttcgaaattcactatataccacatgaaatgttttaattcaccatataccattgagtttacgttcGTTTGCGcaaaataccattaatgacaactgccgtcagtgtgtcgtttgtggtaaattaccagtatgcccttacgcattcaactggcgccattgttaggcttgacttccccaaacacaacgtatttcttcaaaaaattgatcctccatctttcttcttctccattcaagaaACTTTGTATTCGTCTTCATTTATctagaacccttaaaatccatcaaaaatccataaaatccttaaaatccttaaaatcgattTGTGTAAAGTGAATTGCAAGTTTGTGAAgtgatttagaacccaaacacaGGTGGTCGTGACTGAATTTCGCACAAAGTTCGCTAATTCGGTGGATTAAGCATACGCAAGGTATTACTATCCTTATCCATTTGCATTTTGAGTtctgattttgtatttttttttttgcaaaattgagttagggttagggttaagtGTGATAAGTTGCATGAAAATTTGAATTATGCTAAAgtgatgtgtttttgttttgtatgcGATTTATAATTTGGATTGTGATGTTATGTGTTGTTGGTAAATGTTGTTAGGATGAGTACAATGTCGTTGTTAGTTCGTGCTCCAGGGGTACTTTTGATGTGAGGGTGGATGACACTGATAAGACCAATTTGATGGAGTTGATTGAGTATATGTTTGAGGATTCAGTGAAACAGAACGTATATCACCCTAAATACTTTAccttgtttgtcactaaacctAGAACAAATCGTAAGTTAGAGTTAGTTGATGATGGGGTaatgttaaaaatgtgggaGTGGAATGAAGGGAATAGTGAAATTGAAGTGTATATAGAAGAGACAGAAACACCATTCCTTGTGTTTCATTCTGCAGAAGCTAGTTGGGCAAAAACTTCGAAGAACAAGGCTGAAAATATAGGCTAATAAAGGAAGAGAATAGAAGGATGGCAGAGGAAGTAGAACCTGAGGAGCAGCTTTTGGCTTAGCAGGCATATTCTGTGGATGTAGAGGTCCCTGTattgaatgttgatgatgatggaaTTGAATATGTAAGAGTGTTTGCTACCTCAGCAGCAGATGAGGTTTTTCCTGGAGATTCACAACCTTAATCCTCACAACCTCAACCCTCACAACCTCAGCCATTACAACTTCCATGCTCACAAACATCTCAACCAAATAACCCTCCAAGAAGGAAAAAGCTTActccaaagaagaagaaaatacccCCTACACAGTCAACCCAACAACAGACTAAGCAACCAACCCAGCCCAAAGAACAAACCAGGCTTAACCCCAAAGAGTGGAGGGTGCCTAGAAGCACTGCTGTTAAGTTTGGCCTTGATGTTGGCAAGAAAACTGCAGCAGAGAGGCATATCAACACTAGGGGCAAGAAAACCCAAAGAATGGTTGAAGAAATTAATGTTGAGTCTAATGCTTGGCCTTCTAATGATAGTGAAGATGGTGATTATGAAGCTTCTGATGTTGACGCTAATTCTGATATGGAGTTGGACAGTGAGGATGAGTACATTGTGAGAGAAGAAGATGTTCGTGATAATATACATGAGAAGACCTTTGAGGATTACTTAGATGGGTCTCATGTGTTAGATAAAATgtacaaaaatggtaaaatctgGTCTCAGTTACCATTTGGATCCATTATTCTTGAGGAGTGGTTGATATTTGAAACCAAAACACAGTTTCTAGATGTATTCAGAGATTATTGCATACAAGAAGGCTTCTCTGTTTCAGTTGACCATGTTAACAGTAAGAGGTACATAGCAAGGTGTTTGATGAGGGATTGCACTTGGAGGATTCATGCTTTAGTTCTAAGAGACAAAGTCAGTTGGGCCATAAAGAAGCTAGAAAGAGAGCATGCAACTTGTGGGAGGCTGAAAGAGAATCCTATGGTCTCTTCAACATGGTTATGCAGACAATTGTTACAAGACTTAGAGGCAAACCTAGATGTCCCTGTTGATTCATTGCAGAGGTTGTGCATGGAAAGGTACAGGATCCATGTGAAGTTGAGATTGTTATACAAAGTGAAGAGTTTAGCGAGGGAGCAATTACATCGTGGGTTTGCTGAGTCCTATCCAGCTCTTCCAAAGTATGCTAAAATGATAAAGTCCACAAATCCTGGGTCTTATGCTCTGGTTACATGGACTGACAGTTTGTAATTTAAGGCTTGTTTCATAACTTTTGCAGCTCAAGTGAGAGGATTCTTAGGTGGTCGTAGACCTATCATAGGAATAGATGGTGCACATTTAAGTGGGTATTACAAAGGGGTTATGCTCACTGCAGTTGCAATAGATAAGAATAATGAGATCTTTGTGTTAGCCTATGGGATTGTTGACATAGAGAGCATTGATTCCTGGACttattttttcagaaatttgAGGTGCTTGTTTGCTTAGTATGAATCTCAGAAAGATGACTGGACTTTTATCAGTGACAGGATGAGGGTAAGTTTCTTCTTTGTCTTTAATTTGAGATTATGAAGCTGTTTATTAACTTAGTCTTGTTTTTTAGGGGGTAGAATCAGCTTTTATTTGTTTGAGGTGTTCCCAAGAGCTACTAGGAGAATATGCTGCCAGCATTTGTACTCAAATTGCAAGGCTACAGGATGGAGTGGGGCAGCATTTCATAAGGTGTTTTAGATTGCGGCAAATGCCTACAATAAGTACGTTTTTGAAAAAGCTATGTCCAAGATAAAAGAGTTTGATGcagcagcatatgactatctcaaAAATGTAGAAGAGCAGTGGAGTGTGCACATGTTTGACAGGACAGTTTGTTGTGATCATAACACAACAAACTTCGTAGAGTCATTCAATGCAATAACAAAGGCCAACAGGGACATGACTGTGTTGACATTGCTGGAAGGTAAATTTGTGTCCCTGTTTTGctcatttaaatgcaaaaaaattgttgttgcttactgtgatttttttttttgaataattaagatGTCAAGAATTAGCTCATGAAAAGGATGGGTTCCAGGTTCGATAAAGCAGTAAGCATGGAACCTAATGAGCTAACAGAGCATGCAAAGGGGGTGCTGGCGACTAGGACTGATCATTCTAGGTTCTGCCATGTCAATGTAGCTGGTGGTGGAGAGTTTGAGATGAGGGATGACCATGTCAAGTTCCCTGTCACCcttggaaatatgacttgtgGGTGTAGAAAATGGCAAGGATCAGGGATCCCTTGCAAGCATGGTCTAAGGGTCATTTACAACCAGAGACTTGATCCTAGGGACTTTGTCTCACCTTAATTTCTACAAGGGGGCTGCATACAAACTCACTTATGGAGACCACATCCACCCCATGGCTGATCCAACTCACTGGCCTTCACTAGATGTGCCAAAAATTGCACTACCCTAAGAAAAAAGAATTGCTGGCAGACCACCTAAGCAAAGGAGAAGAATTGCTCACGAagcaaaaaaaggaaagaggcaTAAGAATAACAAATGCAGCCTATGCAAAGAACTAGGCCACAATGCAATGACATGCAAGGAAAAAAAGGCATCATCAAAGAAGGCAGCAcatgcagcttcctcttcatAACAAGGCAACACAAGGGGGAAGAGAAAGGCTGCtacttagcattgtttagtgtcACTTTTTTTGGTGAACAGTGTTTATTGTCaagttgtttttaaataaaatgttaaCTACTTGGTTTTTATGatacttcttttgtttatcataattccaacgactatattttaaaaaaaaatggtatttgacgcaaataaaaaaagtaaatggtatatggtgaattattaatttaccacaaacggcacattGACGgtagttgtcattaatggtattctgtgttaacggacgaaaactcaatggtatatggtgaattagaacattttgtgtggtatatggtgaatttcgaagaaactcggtgatatattatgaaatatccgtaattattatttactccttttttatttgataatacTAACTAATTttgaagattttattttttttaatatttgtgaaAATCAAATAGTGGACAAATAATTAAGAATGGAGAGAGTACTCCTATTATATTAGACTAATTTTTTAAGATACTCCTATCTAATAAGTCAAAGTTTATGCTTTATATATGTAGCTACTAATTTGATAGGTGTAATATTACTATTAGCTATATTCATTGTTTCTATTTCATGTTTTAAGAAGAGAAATACgtgtaaatatattttataaaaattcacATATTAAAATATACTTATATGACATCATGTTAAACTCGTTTCcacataaaaattttattatatctttttatatatattttttataaaatatatgtatagACATTATATTTCAAATACATAAAGGGAGTGAGTATAGTATTAGACCATTAGTTCCGCAATCACCATCCATAAAATAATGGAAAAAGAACATTATATCCAGTTGGCCAAATATTATAAGAGTTGACCAATTATAGTTGGTTAATTTAGTATACTTAATTGCATACCAAATTATTGATTCTATCTTTCAATACTCTTTTCTctattactttttatttgtttattttatttttatatttaatattttatatatgcattataaaaaaatataaaaattatctaataaaaattatgtattataataaatttaatagaat
The sequence above is drawn from the Amaranthus tricolor cultivar Red isolate AtriRed21 chromosome 5, ASM2621246v1, whole genome shotgun sequence genome and encodes:
- the LOC130813588 gene encoding uncharacterized protein LOC130813588, with amino-acid sequence MLDYMLRFDDKKLIQSLDEQGRTCLSYAAYMGYHEQVQSLLTAVPHCAYISNKDKSFPIHHAALGGHLSVIDLLSTSSFLLDSRSQNILHLAIITSNFKLVTHLLNFFDVSSLIYQKDDDGNTPLDLAMKLNAIDHDEKVIRRLVLTLERAARGLRSCPIDGNLYQLLIRGEIVRISQITSDKGFDLSDLECIDNGCTILHIAASMNQPFSVMELLRNDCSTSLMYQANNNGDLPIHSAAQAGVLGSLKALLEWSNISTDVCKSMNVKGNTALHIAVSNNQQKMANYLYKQCPEAAYYLNEDHICPLFLAIKIWGASDTVHDMIIGLEGNIHTQSSLMGAKSVVHMAIFTRKTGQF